A region of the Acidimicrobiia bacterium genome:
TCCGCAGTCGGGACAGGTCCCAAACGTCACTACTCGTTCCACAAATGCCCGGATGTGCGGCTGGAGGGAGTCGATGTCCTTGGACAGCATCGACTTCTGGATTCTTGGGATAAGGCCTTCGTAGGTCAGGTTGATGCCCTCGACCTTGATCTTGGTGGGTTCTTTGTGGAGGAGGTCGTTGAGTTCCTTCTTGGTGAACTTGCTGATCGGCTTGTCCATGTCGAAGAAGCCACTGCCGCGAAAGATACGGCCGTACCAACCGTCCATGCTGTACCCGGGGATCGTCAGCGCTCCCTCGTCGAGTGATTTGGTCTCGTCGTAGAGCTGCGTAAGGTCGAAATCCGATACCGAACCCCGCCCCTCGCAACGAGGACACATCCCGCCAACGACACTGAACGTCTTCTTCTCGGCCTTCTGGTTGCCCTTCTTCAACGAACCGACTCCGGTGACCGACGGAACGTTGAAAGCGAACGCCTTGGGTGAGCCGATGTGTGGTTGGCCGAGTCGGCTGAACAGGATCCGTAGCATGGCGTTGGCGTCGGTGGCTGTGCCGACCGTGGATCTGGGGTCCGAGCCCATGCGCTGTTGGTCGACGATGATCGCCGTCGTCAGCCCATCGAGAACGTCTACCTCGGGGCGGGCCATCGTTGGCATGAAGCTCTGGACGAAGGCGCTGTATGTTTCGTTGATCATCCGCTGAGACTCGGCGGCAATCGTGCCGAACACCAGTGAGCTTTTTCCAGACCCGGAAACGCCAGTGAACACGGTCAGCCGCCGTTTGGGAATTTCGACGCTTACATCCTTGAGGTTGTTGACCCGCGCCCCCTGGACGCGGATCAGATCATGGCTGTCGGCGGTATGCATCTCG
Encoded here:
- a CDS encoding excinuclease ABC subunit UvrA; this translates as MHTADSHDLIRVQGARVNNLKDVSVEIPKRRLTVFTGVSGSGKSSLVFGTIAAESQRMINETYSAFVQSFMPTMARPEVDVLDGLTTAIIVDQQRMGSDPRSTVGTATDANAMLRILFSRLGQPHIGSPKAFAFNVPSVTGVGSLKKGNQKAEKKTFSVVGGMCPRCEGRGSVSDFDLTQLYDETKSLDEGALTIPGYSMDGWYGRIFRGSGFFDMDKPISKFTKKELNDLLHKEPTKIKVEGINLTYEGLIPRIQKSMLSKDIDSLQPHIRAFVERVVTFGTCPDCGGTRLTEAARSSRIKGINIADACEMQISDLAAWTRDLKEPSVEPLLEALQQTLDAFTEIGLGYLSLDRAPGTLSGGEAQRTKMIRHLGSSLTDVTYVFDEPTVGLHPHDVQRMNVLLRQLRDKGNTVLVVEHEPEVIEIADHVVDLGPGAGTGGGEVVFEGTVEGLRASGTLTGKHLDDRGSLKHSQRTPSGVIEIRGASTHNLRNVDVDVPLGVLVVIT